Proteins from a single region of Brevinema andersonii:
- a CDS encoding nucleoside deaminase, which produces MKHQTKKLDESILMVASMAIEAYCQGTFSVGGILLDKAGNLIHKMHNNVIKNNILFDPTAHGERQLIDWYFKQKHQGIPLPEPEDIILITSLDPCCMCTASIIASGFHVVVAAYDNMAGINYNGKSDFPSLTYLQKEIALKKFSYPKVNGNSCFKRPEGGASLPKLFKNESIKETSLALCASIYTANLAPIRHEISYDLDASYLKDPKTLSENHPIRNALKKVYPHSLEYSCTRSTPDVCLAPYLLEQMQQDKKQNGPGSAVALLDYFGNLLLCLPGAQNISTIRTAFLETTRTYAGIRYQLSQELGYEAFEYLGHPKHGTFIFALGPDTSTHSLLDLGAYGSTVEGPLPSDNLQQFQYVIPQISSEELLKYCSSLPPLYSETIKINPVQVKNQELIAVLQKHQ; this is translated from the coding sequence ATGAAACACCAAACTAAAAAATTAGATGAATCAATCTTAATGGTAGCTAGTATGGCTATTGAAGCTTATTGTCAAGGTACATTTAGTGTTGGGGGCATTCTGTTGGATAAAGCAGGGAATTTAATTCACAAAATGCATAATAATGTAATAAAAAATAATATTTTATTTGATCCTACAGCCCATGGAGAACGACAACTCATTGATTGGTATTTTAAACAAAAACATCAAGGCATTCCTCTGCCTGAGCCGGAAGATATTATTTTAATTACTTCTTTAGATCCATGCTGTATGTGTACAGCTTCAATTATAGCCAGTGGATTTCATGTTGTTGTAGCCGCTTACGATAATATGGCTGGAATCAATTACAACGGAAAATCGGATTTTCCTAGCCTTACTTATTTGCAAAAAGAAATTGCTCTCAAAAAGTTCAGCTATCCTAAAGTTAATGGAAATTCATGTTTTAAGCGGCCCGAAGGCGGTGCATCCTTACCTAAGCTATTCAAAAATGAAAGTATTAAAGAAACATCCCTCGCTCTTTGTGCATCTATTTATACTGCAAATCTGGCACCTATTAGACATGAAATAAGTTATGATCTTGATGCTTCTTACCTCAAAGATCCTAAAACATTATCAGAAAACCATCCTATTAGAAATGCTCTAAAGAAGGTATATCCTCACAGTCTTGAATATTCATGCACACGGAGCACACCAGATGTATGTCTCGCTCCGTATCTCTTAGAACAAATGCAGCAAGATAAAAAACAAAATGGTCCTGGTAGTGCTGTTGCTTTGCTGGATTATTTTGGCAATCTTCTTTTATGCTTGCCTGGAGCTCAAAATATATCGACAATCCGTACTGCTTTCCTAGAAACTACTCGTACTTATGCAGGAATACGCTATCAACTCTCACAAGAATTAGGATACGAAGCTTTTGAATATTTGGGACATCCCAAACATGGCACTTTTATTTTTGCTCTTGGACCGGATACAAGTACACACAGCTTACTGGATTTAGGAGCCTATGGATCTACTGTGGAAGGTCCATTACCTTCTGATAATTTGCAGCAATTTCAATATGTAATACCGCAAATATCATCAGAAGAATTATTAAAATATTGTTCTTCATTGCCTCCTCTCTACAGTGAAACAATCAAAATTAATCCTGTTCAAGTAAAAAATCAGGAATTGATAGCTGTTTTGCAAAAACATCAATAG